One stretch of Schlesneria sp. DSM 10557 DNA includes these proteins:
- a CDS encoding response regulator transcription factor, with protein sequence MTTMKAKSCLIADDDDILRTRLATAISSRGYDVLSAGNAEEALAHIVASCPDIAVIDIKMPGMNGLELLTRMREKCAKTRVVILTGWGSIANAITAIRAGAVNYVTKPADATEILAAFEPANEMGIVHEETELRAPSLAEAEWNHIQRVLSECSGNISQAAKLLEIPRRTLQRKLKKNQL encoded by the coding sequence ATGACGACGATGAAAGCCAAGTCCTGCCTGATCGCTGATGATGACGATATCCTGCGAACGCGATTGGCCACCGCAATCAGTTCACGCGGTTATGACGTTCTTTCTGCCGGAAATGCCGAAGAAGCGCTGGCACATATCGTCGCATCCTGCCCCGATATTGCCGTGATCGACATCAAGATGCCGGGAATGAATGGGCTCGAATTGCTGACTCGAATGCGCGAAAAGTGTGCAAAAACGCGAGTCGTGATTTTGACCGGCTGGGGCAGTATTGCCAACGCGATCACCGCCATCCGTGCCGGAGCTGTGAACTACGTAACAAAGCCGGCCGATGCAACAGAGATTCTTGCTGCGTTCGAGCCTGCCAACGAAATGGGAATTGTTCACGAAGAAACTGAGCTTCGCGCCCCTTCACTTGCCGAAGCCGAATGGAATCATATTCAACGGGTTCTTTCCGAGTGCAGCGGCAACATTTCTCAGGCTGCGAAGCTACTCGAAATCCCTCGCAGAACCCTGCAGCGGAAACTGAAAAAAAATCAGTTATAA